The genomic region TTAATAAACTAACATGTCATTGAATTGTTTACTGAACTCTTGTGAGACTTGGAATTGTTTTACCTTTTCAACAATGCAAAATTCCATCCTGAGCACATTTATGTTAGACATTAAGGAAAGTCAAAACATTGCTCTTCTGCACAACCAGATCACTGCGTGTGACTCCATACTGGAGGTGAGACCATACTTAAgcacagtttatttatgtagcacctATCCACAGTACATCTAATAGAAAAATGTtccatttccacatttttcttagTGTGTAACTATTTCATATAACTAGAAAAAGATTAGTTAAAACATCTCTCCAGTTCTTGAGTTACAGATTTTTAATaggttgctttttcttttcttccttagCGAATGGAGGGTATGCTGAGTGGCTTTCAGAGCGACCTTTCCTCCATCAGCAGTGAGATCCAGACCCTGCAGCATCAGTCAGTCAGTATGAACGTCCGATTGAAGAACAGGCAGGCCGTACGCAGCCACCTCAGCCAGCTGGTGGACGAGCTAGTGGTGCCCGGAGTCATGATCTCGTAAGTTTAAGACAGAATAATTTCAATCATGTTGAGCATACAGACAACAATTTGTAAAGCCTTAATTAattttcatgttgcttcatgacAAAATTAGAATAAGAAAAATAGGGATGTTGTATTAAAAATGAGCGACTAAAAAACTACTACAAGCGGCTTGATGTTGTCCTCTGTCATTGCAGCACCATCCTGGAAAGTCCAGTGACGGAGCAGGAATTTCTTGAGCAGCTCCATGAGCTCAACACAAAGATCAACTTTGCCAAAGAGCTGAGCTTCAGAGAAACTTTGGCCTGCTCTGACATCCAGGACATTGTTGATCGCCTCAAACTCAAGGTAAACCCCAGAGAGAGTGgaaatgcattttatgttttgttactCCTTGCGTCACAGCAGtaaattcagttattttatgttcatgttGTTTGCTTTTCAGTCATTGCTTTAAATGTACTCTTGCTGCATAAGGAAACACTTGTTTCAGGGTGAagtaatatatgtatataactTTTTAACTCATTTGTCAAATGTTCAAAGGAACTGTTTGAACCCCGTATGAGTTTAGTTGTATTTGTATAAATTGAACTCCTCTAGGATtcttttacaatgtttttcacAGTAAGTAAACTGAACTTTCTCCCCCTCAGGCGGTCTCAAAGATCAGAGAGTTTATTCTTCAGAAGATCTACTCCTTCAGGAAACCAATGACAAACTATCAGATCCCACAAAATACTCTGCTGAAATACAGGTGTGTGCTTTTCTACTTTGTGGTGGCTTTTGAAAAGGGTCATTccaaatttacataaaaattaaagcagCTAAAATGTCTAAATTGAACAAAAGACCACAtcctttttctatttattcCATATTctaaaatgagtgaaaatgacTGATGATTGTCCTTATGACTGTCCtgctgtagatttttttatcagtttctttTGGCTAATGAAAGAACCGTTGCCAAGGAGATCAGGGACGAGTATGTGGACACTATGAGCAAGATTTACTACAGTTACTTCAAGTCCTACAGTGGCCGGCTCCTCAAAGTGCAGGTCAGTGGATCCATTAAGAAAAATCACAAGCGTGTGATGTGACCTCCATAAGTTCATCTCTGCttcattacattttgtatttggtCCACCACACATCCCAGACTGTCAGGATGTGGGAAAACACTAAGCTCTTGTCCTTTTACTAcccttcatttttttaaagggttttattttatattagaatttatttttctgctctgtttcagTATGAGGAGGTAGCAGACAAAGATGACCTGATGGGAGTGGAAGATACAGCTAAGAAAGATATCCTTCAATTTCTGTCTTTATGCATGGTTGTGTTTGCtcatgaaaaatgaaacattcaaattacattagaagaaaatgaaacatagtTCCTCTTAGGTAAGTAATACAgaagtaaattattttgtttttagaaagagtttcattttcatactgcaaaaatgatcatttattttataaaacaaaacatataaaatctTGTACCATGTTCTGCTACAGGCACACATAAACTAGAAGTGTAACCTTGATCCTACAAGTTCAGCACATTTAAGTCACCTTTTAGAATaaagtgtttagttttttttactgtattttcatacattggCTCGTTATGTCCTCATCTATGAATGACATTTATGACGTTTGTgttttcgttgtccttgtgacaatgacaataaagatttatcttatcttatcttattttatctATCTTATGTTGAGAAGTTTCTGTAAGTGGTTTCCTCTGTATGAATGTTGTCAGCTAaggtaaaaagttttaatatgttAAGCTCAATTGATCTGAAGTGTTTCTATCAGAAGAACTCCAACTGCATGACTGTCAGTTAGACACAGGACAGCATTGATGTACCGATGCCCAGTTTAAATGAGCCTTGACTttgagctgcaggttttttcTCCAAACCGTCTTTAAAGAGCAGGAACACCATTTTCACTTTGGGCCAGAGGGGGGCTATATTGAGTCCAGCAGAGCTGGAGGGTCCCATCCTGGTTCCACATACAGCTCAGAGAGGGGACAGCAGGGTGAGCACATGTTTAAAATTACaatctaaattaaaaacaaaaactgattttattcaaactgtGAAAATACTCCTTGTATTATTTACAAGGTTAACACTGACTGCATTAGAAGCGGTAAAAGATCAATAATACTGTGATATGAGTCACAATATGCATTGTTTGTACATTCCAATAAATTGTTCTcctacaaatataaaaattttcatttttctcaaagGATTAATTGACTATAAttgtattcttattttttaacataaactcAGAAAGATAAATATTCTTAAATAATGCCATAAAAGTCAATATTTAAGCAGGGGTAAGAAATGGTGTTTGTAATCTAAATATTAGTATTTTAGCATCATTTCTGCTTAGGGCTAAGAAACATTGTACTGTAATCTGTTAATTGTCTCTGTTAATTGTCTGTTCCCCAGTATCCGTATGAGACGTTGTTCCGCAGCCAGCACTATGCCCTGCTGGACAACAGCTGCAGAGAATACCTCTTCTTGTGTGACTTTTTTATGGTGACTGGAAACTCAGCCCTCGACCTTTTCAACTGCATCATGGGGAAAACTCTCAGCATGTTCATGGTATGGACATCTGTTTTATCTCCAGTTGTATAGTTGTATGGGTTTCATCCTACTGTAGAGTGCacacacttttgttttatattttactcaATGCACCTAttggtgtttttgttcttgtatGTAAGCCTAATTTgccaaaatggaaaacatatcTTAATAATGCATGAACAGGCTTTTATTATCTGATTTataaatctgtaattttagctgttttaatttattttattttttgtttatctcGTGTTTATAGTTTTCATTTACAATTCCAACCTGGGCAagcagttatttatttacttcactTTGCCTAATACACTACACACCTAAAACTTTAGTGATCTTGTTCTCTGTGTCTGTCTGCAGAAAAGCATGTCCACCTACGTGTCAGACTGCTACGACAGCATCGCTATCTTTCTCTGCATCCATATCATCCTCAGATTCAGAGCCATCACAGCGAAGAGGACCATCCCTGCTCTTGACAAGTCAGTTTCacattgaaattaaaaatacgTCATATGGATTTatggatttatatttttatttattttcttactttcatTGGAGTCATTCTTACAAGAACAACTGGGGGGATGCACATATGATTGCGTTATTCTTTATATTTCTAGAATCACCTGAAGAAGTTGTGATTGTTTCTCAGGTACTGGGACGCcgtgttggagctgctgtggccGAGGTTTGAACTCATTCTGGAGATGAATATCCAGAGCATCAGAAACACGGACCCTCAGAAACTGGGAGTGCTGGACACCAGACCACACTACGTATGTGTTCACACACAAAGACCACTGCTCCTGGCCTCAATCATAGTGAAGCTGTTGCATCGGTTATGGTTCCAGctttataattacattttatgagaTGTGTGATTTGGTATAAAGAAAGTTATGTAGGCGCATTGCAGTAAAATTTAATgtaatcaacattttatttatttcagtaattataTTCTAAAAGTGAAATCCATATATTCCATAAAATCACAGTGTTTAGTAGTTTTTATGACTTACAGCTAACGAAAATCCGCAAGATTCTGTTTGTATGCaagtaagagcaaaaacaaaaaactggatttCTAATAGAAAAATGTTCTATTATTTCCATATTAA from Xiphophorus couchianus chromosome 13, X_couchianus-1.0, whole genome shotgun sequence harbors:
- the vps52 gene encoding vacuolar protein sorting-associated protein 52 homolog; the protein is MAEGVPAGIIEADVNITGNQTQIAMAYLQDEKTDGDITNLNLGELDLTTDEFILDEVDTHIQANLEDDLVKEALKTGVDLRQYSKQVEAELQRIEQASIKDYIKESQNIALLHNQITACDSILERMEGMLSGFQSDLSSISSEIQTLQHQSVSMNVRLKNRQAVRSHLSQLVDELVVPGVMISTILESPVTEQEFLEQLHELNTKINFAKELSFRETLACSDIQDIVDRLKLKAVSKIREFILQKIYSFRKPMTNYQIPQNTLLKYRFFYQFLLANERTVAKEIRDEYVDTMSKIYYSYFKSYSGRLLKVQYEEVADKDDLMGVEDTAKKGFFSKPSLKSRNTIFTLGQRGAILSPAELEGPILVPHTAQRGDSRYPYETLFRSQHYALLDNSCREYLFLCDFFMVTGNSALDLFNCIMGKTLSMFMKSMSTYVSDCYDSIAIFLCIHIILRFRAITAKRTIPALDKYWDAVLELLWPRFELILEMNIQSIRNTDPQKLGVLDTRPHYITRRYAEFSSAIVSINQTFPNERTNTLLGQLQVEVENFVLKMAAEFPSRRDQLIFLINNYDMLLSVLMERAADDSKEVESFQQLLLARTQEFIEEILSPPFGGMIAFVKEAEALMEKGQLDRLKNEEARITQLVRGFSSTWKQSVESMSQDVMRSFTNFKNGTSIIQGALTQLIQYYHGFHKVLNQPTFRSLAVRSELINLHHLMVEVKKHKPNF